In a genomic window of Polycladomyces abyssicola:
- a CDS encoding BglG family transcription antiterminator gives MYVSARERQILQLLLNQEEEMTVKEIAAEVQVSERTVHRDLKNVEDILATFGLSLNKRTGIGIKINGPTEKKKELKLSLYNESHPEFTPEERQKIILCSLLASEEPVKLVALANELNVTVATVSHDLTKVNDWLASFHLSLIRKRGYGVQVSGSEMDKRRAISSLIMENMTEVDLLAYLRDQIQRKSAQQVKTVSERLLGFVEKENLMIAEKAVEEIRSELPYALSDSAYIGLVVHLALALERLRKNEKIDMDSHSLEALKKTGEYQVASGIIDKLRKALDLEIPEAEIGYIAMHLKGAKLRNVLDLDLEEVNFLHALRARDLIEYVSKRTNVDLQSDPSLFQGLVTHLQPAIYRVKKQLGIYNPLLEKIKQDYGELFAIVSAGVKEIFPALSIPEAEIGYLVLHFAASLERLNELKETHALILCSSGIGSSKMLATRIKKELPEIKRLHYASVFDLTSINLDDYDVIISTIPLEGFAKEYVLVNPILTENDVKNIRAWIENKRTERCKNNTSIHKTSVRAEKASNGGAGEGNRKYHIPFQDIHEYSGTISIVLEGFRLTICENPHNIEEVLRSACCELQQQGIIEHPEAVAEALLERQRMRGLGIPGSSLALFHARSPYVHKPSFTIWGWTTPLAVRAMDDTETWTKNLLLMLAPEKTSKKALEVLSHISALIIESEESIALFESQDQEAIASYLSERFQQFLRDQFEKRGEEG, from the coding sequence ATGTACGTATCAGCGAGAGAGCGGCAAATCCTGCAACTGTTGCTCAACCAAGAAGAAGAAATGACGGTCAAAGAGATCGCGGCTGAGGTTCAGGTGAGCGAAAGAACAGTTCACCGGGATCTGAAAAATGTGGAAGACATATTAGCCACGTTCGGTCTCTCGCTGAATAAAAGAACGGGAATCGGGATCAAAATAAACGGTCCTACCGAAAAAAAGAAAGAACTGAAACTTTCTCTCTACAATGAATCGCATCCCGAGTTTACGCCAGAAGAAAGGCAGAAGATCATTTTATGTTCGCTGTTGGCTTCGGAAGAACCAGTCAAGCTCGTCGCCTTGGCGAATGAATTAAACGTGACGGTAGCCACGGTCAGCCACGACTTGACGAAAGTGAACGATTGGTTGGCATCGTTTCACCTTTCGCTCATTCGAAAGCGGGGCTACGGCGTGCAAGTCTCCGGTTCAGAGATGGATAAACGCCGGGCAATCAGCAGCCTGATCATGGAAAATATGACTGAGGTGGACTTGCTGGCTTACCTCCGCGATCAAATTCAAAGAAAATCAGCCCAGCAAGTGAAAACAGTTTCCGAACGTTTGCTCGGGTTCGTGGAAAAAGAAAATCTCATGATCGCGGAGAAAGCGGTGGAGGAAATCAGAAGCGAATTGCCGTATGCCCTGTCGGACAGTGCGTATATCGGTCTTGTCGTCCACCTCGCGCTCGCTCTCGAGCGGCTGCGGAAAAACGAGAAGATCGATATGGACTCGCATTCTCTCGAGGCCTTGAAGAAAACGGGAGAATATCAAGTCGCGTCAGGAATCATTGACAAGTTGCGCAAAGCATTGGATCTGGAGATCCCCGAAGCGGAAATTGGCTATATCGCCATGCATTTGAAAGGGGCGAAACTGAGAAACGTTCTGGATCTTGATCTGGAAGAAGTCAATTTTCTCCACGCTTTGCGAGCCCGGGACCTGATCGAATACGTGAGCAAACGAACAAATGTCGACTTGCAGTCTGATCCATCCTTATTCCAAGGATTGGTCACCCATCTGCAGCCGGCGATTTATCGGGTTAAGAAGCAGTTGGGTATTTACAACCCGCTGCTGGAAAAAATCAAGCAGGATTACGGTGAATTGTTCGCGATCGTCAGTGCGGGTGTGAAAGAAATTTTCCCTGCTTTGTCCATCCCAGAAGCGGAGATCGGATATCTCGTATTGCATTTCGCTGCCAGCCTTGAACGACTGAACGAACTGAAGGAAACTCACGCTTTGATCCTCTGTTCCAGTGGCATCGGCTCTTCGAAGATGCTGGCGACAAGGATCAAAAAGGAGCTTCCGGAAATCAAGCGGTTGCACTACGCGTCCGTCTTTGACTTGACATCCATCAACTTGGACGATTATGACGTTATCATTTCTACGATCCCCTTGGAGGGTTTTGCAAAGGAGTATGTCTTGGTCAACCCGATTCTGACGGAGAACGATGTGAAAAACATCCGTGCTTGGATTGAAAACAAACGGACGGAACGGTGCAAAAACAATACATCGATCCACAAGACTTCCGTTCGTGCAGAGAAAGCGTCTAACGGGGGGGCAGGCGAGGGGAATCGGAAATATCACATTCCTTTCCAGGACATTCATGAATATTCCGGAACCATTAGCATCGTCCTGGAAGGCTTTCGGCTGACGATCTGTGAGAATCCGCATAACATCGAGGAGGTTCTGCGGAGCGCCTGTTGTGAGTTGCAGCAACAGGGAATCATCGAGCACCCGGAGGCCGTGGCCGAAGCTTTGCTGGAACGACAAAGGATGAGGGGACTCGGTATTCCGGGTTCTTCCCTGGCTTTGTTCCATGCAAGAAGCCCGTATGTGCACAAGCCGTCTTTTACGATCTGGGGATGGACGACTCCTCTGGCCGTCCGGGCAATGGATGATACAGAGACGTGGACAAAAAATCTATTGCTCATGCTCGCACCGGAAAAAACGTCGAAAAAAGCGTTGGAAGTGTTGAGTCACATCAGTGCGTTGATCATCGAAAGCGAAGAGAGCATCGCATTATTCGAGTCGCAAGACCAAGAAGCGATCGCCTCGTACCTCAGTGAAAGATTTCAACAGTTTTTAAGGGATCAATTCGAGAAGAGAGGAGAAGAAGGATGA
- a CDS encoding PTS mannitol transporter subunit IICB has protein sequence MNSNENTFPTQASAGEDDKSLKVKVQRFGSYLSGMIMPNIGAFIAWGLITALFIPTGWLPNEHLAKLVGPMITYLLPLLIGFTGGRMIYDVRGGVVGATATMGVIVGTDIPMFLGAMIMGPLGGFAIKKFDELIRGKVRSGFEMLINNFSAGIIAGILTLLAYQAIGPIVLALNKSLAAGVEAIVNAGLLPLANIFIEPGKVLFLNNAINHGILSPLGVEQAAKTGKSILFLLETNPGPGLGVLLAYWLFGRGMAKQSAPGAVVIHFFGGIHEIYFPYILMKPLLILAVITGGVSAVFTFTLFDAGLVAVPSPGSIFALLAMTPKGNYLGVLAGVIIGALVSFLISSLILKRSKGDENEEDLKKATEKMEEWKGKKSKAAEALVGAIAKEQVKKVVFACDAGMGSSAMGASILRNKMQKAGLDIEVTNTSINELPQDADIVITHKDLTERAKAKLPQATHISVENFLNSPKYDELVERLKNNTDQTS, from the coding sequence ATCGGTGCATTCATCGCCTGGGGATTGATCACCGCCTTATTTATCCCCACCGGATGGTTGCCGAATGAGCATTTGGCGAAGCTCGTCGGTCCGATGATCACGTATCTGTTGCCCTTGTTGATCGGCTTCACCGGTGGAAGAATGATCTACGATGTTCGCGGCGGTGTCGTCGGTGCTACCGCGACGATGGGGGTGATCGTCGGAACGGATATTCCCATGTTCTTGGGCGCGATGATCATGGGCCCCCTCGGCGGATTTGCCATCAAAAAATTTGACGAGCTGATCCGCGGAAAGGTCCGTTCCGGTTTCGAAATGCTCATCAATAATTTTTCTGCCGGCATCATCGCCGGGATTTTGACACTTCTCGCTTACCAAGCGATCGGACCCATCGTTCTGGCATTGAACAAATCGCTTGCCGCCGGAGTAGAAGCCATCGTCAACGCCGGACTTTTGCCTTTGGCGAACATTTTCATCGAACCGGGGAAGGTTCTCTTTTTGAACAATGCGATCAACCACGGGATTTTGAGCCCACTTGGGGTTGAACAAGCGGCGAAAACGGGAAAATCGATCCTCTTTTTGCTTGAAACGAACCCAGGGCCGGGTCTCGGCGTTTTGCTCGCGTACTGGCTGTTTGGCAGAGGGATGGCGAAGCAATCCGCGCCTGGAGCAGTTGTCATCCATTTCTTTGGGGGCATTCACGAGATCTATTTCCCGTATATCCTGATGAAACCCTTGTTGATCCTGGCCGTCATCACGGGCGGTGTGAGCGCAGTATTCACCTTCACATTATTTGATGCCGGTCTGGTGGCCGTGCCTTCACCCGGAAGTATTTTTGCCTTGTTGGCGATGACGCCGAAAGGGAACTATCTGGGTGTCTTGGCGGGTGTTATCATCGGTGCACTCGTCTCGTTCCTCATCTCTTCCCTCATTCTGAAACGGAGCAAAGGGGACGAAAATGAGGAAGACTTGAAGAAAGCGACGGAGAAGATGGAAGAATGGAAAGGGAAGAAAAGTAAAGCCGCCGAAGCTTTGGTGGGCGCTATCGCGAAAGAGCAAGTAAAAAAAGTTGTCTTTGCCTGTGATGCGGGAATGGGTTCCAGCGCGATGGGAGCTTCGATCTTGCGTAATAAGATGCAGAAGGCCGGTCTGGATATCGAGGTAACGAACACTTCGATCAATGAGTTGCCGCAAGACGCCGACATCGTGATCACCCACAAGGATCTGACAGAGCGGGCGAAAGCAAAATTGCCGCAGGCAACCCACATTTCCGTGGAAAACTTCTTGAACAGCCCGAAATACGATGAACTGGTGGAACGCTTGAAAAATAACACTGATCAAACATCATGA
- a CDS encoding PTS sugar transporter subunit IIA, producing the protein MTKPVLSEDTIILNARVDDKESAIRLAGQLLVDNGFVEEAYIEKMLEREALTSTYIGNHVAIPHGTEDAKKAVKASGISIVQIPEGVDFGGNNVAKLVIGIAGKDNEHLDILSKIAIVCSEPENVEKIVNSKTKEELLSFFAEVN; encoded by the coding sequence ATGACGAAACCAGTCCTTTCCGAAGATACGATCATCCTGAACGCAAGGGTGGATGACAAGGAAAGCGCGATTAGACTTGCCGGCCAATTGCTGGTGGACAATGGTTTTGTTGAGGAAGCATATATCGAGAAGATGCTGGAACGGGAAGCGCTGACGTCCACATATATCGGCAATCACGTGGCGATTCCCCACGGCACGGAAGATGCGAAAAAGGCGGTGAAAGCTTCCGGGATATCGATCGTACAAATCCCGGAAGGGGTGGATTTTGGCGGGAACAATGTAGCGAAACTTGTCATCGGGATCGCCGGAAAAGATAACGAACATTTAGATATTCTTTCGAAAATTGCTATTGTATGTTCTGAACCGGAAAATGTGGAAAAAATAGTAAACTCTAAAACGAAGGAAGAACTTCTTTCGTTTTTTGCCGAGGTGAACTGA
- a CDS encoding mannitol-1-phosphate 5-dehydrogenase produces the protein MLAVQFGAGNIGRGFIGALLAQSGYEVCFIDINDKLVEALNQKRSYRVVQVGEKREELEIERVWAINSRTEREKVVATIARADLVTTAVGPNVLPLIADLIAEGLRKRISETEKPLNIIACENMIAGSSLLREHVYKHVTEQEKELFSRRFGFPDAAVDCIVPNQTHDDPLTVAVEPYHEWIVDGTKIKGEQPAVRGMTCVDDLTPYLERKLYTVNTGHAITAYLGYACGYSTIKEAIDDPYIREIVQKALGETGSLLIDKYGFDPEAHAAYITKIIGRFQNPNISDDVTRVARSPIRKLGANDRLVGPARQLLAQGKKPENLALGIAAALAYNYEGDEEAVRLQQTIARTGIDGALCEYAGLSRDEELVQLVLEQRRRLKEVLASCRSHTH, from the coding sequence ATGCTGGCCGTGCAATTTGGAGCAGGCAATATCGGGAGAGGGTTTATCGGTGCCTTGCTGGCACAGTCCGGATACGAAGTATGTTTCATCGATATAAACGATAAGCTGGTCGAAGCGTTAAATCAGAAGCGGTCGTATCGCGTCGTACAGGTGGGAGAGAAGAGAGAAGAGCTAGAGATCGAGCGCGTCTGGGCGATCAATAGTCGGACGGAAAGAGAAAAGGTCGTGGCGACGATTGCGCGCGCTGATCTCGTGACGACGGCCGTGGGACCAAACGTGCTGCCCCTGATCGCGGATCTCATCGCTGAAGGGTTGCGAAAAAGAATCAGTGAGACGGAAAAACCGCTGAACATTATCGCATGCGAAAATATGATTGCCGGCAGTTCTCTACTGCGGGAACACGTGTACAAACACGTGACGGAACAAGAAAAAGAGCTGTTTTCGCGACGTTTCGGTTTTCCTGATGCCGCCGTCGACTGTATCGTTCCCAACCAGACGCATGACGATCCCCTCACCGTCGCTGTCGAGCCTTATCACGAATGGATTGTCGATGGCACGAAGATCAAAGGAGAACAGCCGGCTGTGCGGGGCATGACCTGCGTAGACGATCTAACCCCCTATCTGGAAAGAAAATTATACACCGTGAATACGGGGCATGCCATCACCGCGTACCTGGGGTATGCTTGCGGGTATTCCACGATCAAAGAAGCGATCGATGATCCGTATATCAGGGAGATCGTGCAAAAGGCTCTCGGCGAAACGGGATCGTTACTCATCGATAAATATGGCTTTGACCCCGAAGCGCATGCCGCTTATATCACTAAGATAATTGGGCGCTTCCAAAATCCGAATATCTCCGATGATGTGACGCGCGTTGCTCGCTCGCCAATTCGTAAACTCGGAGCGAACGATCGTTTGGTCGGTCCTGCACGCCAGCTGCTTGCTCAGGGGAAAAAACCGGAGAACCTGGCGCTCGGCATTGCTGCCGCCCTCGCTTACAACTATGAAGGTGACGAAGAGGCGGTGCGCTTGCAGCAGACGATCGCCCGTACAGGAATCGATGGTGCGCTTTGTGAATACGCGGGACTTTCTCGGGATGAGGAACTTGTGCAGCTGGTCTTAGAACAGAGACGCCGGTTAAAGGAAGTTCTAGCTTCTTGTCGTTCACACACCCATTGA